The Leptodactylus fuscus isolate aLepFus1 chromosome 1, aLepFus1.hap2, whole genome shotgun sequence nucleotide sequence agctctgctcatgccggagcgtacacgccggcactccccattcacttcaatgggactgcacggagtgaaagaagcagcccattcatttctatggggagcgctcgtatccccgctcccatagaaatgaatggagctgctttagacgccgcttattctgaacgtgttttacgttcagaataagctagcatttactcagtgtgaatgcaccctaaccctGATATAACAGAGCACAGCATCAATGTAAATAGAGACTTAGTAAATCAGTTCTTATATGATTTGTTTTATACTCTCTTAGGTTAATAAACACCATGGATATCTATAATTAAAAAACTAACAATGTCTTTGTGCAATAAATGTatgtaatagaaaaataaaattcttGTGCATCATATTTGTGAAAATGAAATGTGTACTCTTACGGTTTATCCACCTCAAATAGCAGCaacaggctaaggctccatgtagcagcTGCAAAaacgcactgcaggaaaaaatgcagcagaaacataTCACAGtgtttcccacagtgcttttcacaaaaagtctgcagagatttcctctttgGGCAATCCTCAGGAGATTTCTAAGTATGAGTTCAGTGGGGAGTGAAATCCCTTCAAGCTGCTCAAACATATGTTTCCATACTGAGCTTGCTGGTTGTAGGGCTATAGAGCTATATTGCCCCTTCATCTTGCTGGGACATGAAACGCGTTGGAATGAAGGAAAATGATTTAATTTGATAGGGAGACACAGGGAGAGCTCTGGGGACTGTCCTTGTTAGGATAGGAGTCATTGTGGGACATAGATGATAGAGTATAATTACACCAATCCTTCACCAACCTAGTGTCTCTCAGTAGGTTCGGGTAAGACCGTTCCTCTTTTATCTAGTGATTATTGGTGATGTTTTTTCACCGTCTTAACatgaatatttattattttaatttatatTAAAAGATAAGTTTTATAGGTCTTTTGGTCCTCTACTTGTTACCACAGGTATAATcgtcatgctgcgatttccaaatatgCGATGGTTCTGGAGTAttttttgctagaatcccatctactttgcagggactgtaaaacactgcgttatTTTCTGTGGCATTTACGCTGCATGGGGTCtgcccttaaagggtttgtctagcAATTAGGAGGCCAGGGAACatgaaacataaagaaaaaaaaacacactcatctGTCCCTGGTGTCCCCTGCTGTTGTCTAGTCTGGTTGAGGCACAAGTCACTTGTACTGGCAACATCACCAGTGACAGATGGGAGTGACGTCCCAGGTCCTTTTCTATGATTGCTCAGATGAGGACTTCTGCCACAGCAAGAACCCGAGTATCACTGAACCGATCAGCAGCAGGGGGACACCAGAGGACTGGGGAGAGGtgagtgggttttttttggttttttttaacttttattgaatttttcatTTCATAAGATACAATAGGAAACACGTATAACAAGGTTGGGGTGTGGGAAGGCAGGGAAGGATGAGAAAGGGTACAATACTTTGGTAGGGCAAGACACTAAGGCAGGAGAAGATAGGGGGTCGGAAGCTTTGGTGTGCAGAGCAACATAAATGTAAACAACTGAACACATAACGTTACAGGAAAATTATGTGAAGTAAGGGAGGGGGGCTCCAGatgtttaaccacttctggaccgcccatagactatataagtccgggaagtggttgccttgttctgacaggacgtgccggtacgtcctgtcagaacacagcagctgcatgagatcatgcaattgctgaaactgggagtcggctgtaacttcagccggagctcccagagagatggcagggaaggtttattcccatccctgccttcttcATTGCTGTgtatcaatgagcgctgtatacacagctatgggcgccgccatgatgcggctgcccttTGATCCGCCGGgttcagtgtcttgcaagaggtgctgggtcctacaggacccagatcagctctgtttaCTGTGTATACAAGGtgtaggaggctgtattcctcctacaactgaggctaaatgtaccagccccagttgcaggggaaatcagcctccctaataaagaaaaaaagtgatcagatgtccccaaaggtctcttatgaccttatggggacaccatatgaaaattaatatatattaaaaaaaattaataatgtttaaaaaaaaattaaataaaataatgaaaaaataagtaaagtaatacaccaataaaacactgttattaaaggttatagccccacccccaacgacaccatataaaataaaacttactgtaatggagaggaaaaactatttcataaagtttttcagtagcactatgtgttattaaatgaaaaaaaaaaaaaaagaaaagtgaaaaccagacacaatttccctcctattttgttaatattttcccggatctaaaaaaaaaattaaaacacattcgaaaataaaaacaacaaaaaaataaagccctatgtgtccccgaaaaaagacacagaaattagttgaatgagatgtatgggaaaaatgttacagccctctaaaccgcacatacaaaataaacctaaaatgtgtctggtcctggaccacaaacaaattggcccggtactgaagtggttaaagaaatgCAGGAGGCAAAGAAGGTTAGGGAAAAAAGGGAATGAGAGAGCAGGGCTGGGGCTGGAGAGTAAAAAGAGtggcaggaaagctgggtgagtaaAGTCAAAAAGATGTGGGGAAGAAGGAAGACTGAAAAGAGGTAGATTAATACAAGGTGTTCCACAAGAGCCATACTCACTGATAGGCGGTGTCATTCAACCTGAGTTCAGCAACCAGATTCTCCATATGCCGGATATAAAGAATTTCCTCTAGCCAAGTTCACAGGGTTGGgacagacatacagtcctatgaaaaagtttgggcacccctattaatcttaatcatttttagttctaaatattttggtgtttgcagcagccatttcagtttgatatatctaataactgatggacacagtaatatttcaggattgaaatgaggtttattgtactaacagaaaatgcgcaatatgcattaaaccaaaatttgaccggtgcaaaaatatgggcacctcaacagaaaagtgccagtaatatttagtacatcctccttttgcctctagtcgcttcctgtagctgttaatcagttcctggatcctggatgaaggtattttggaccatttctttctacaaaacaattcaagttcagttaagtttgatggtcaccgaacatggacagcccgctctcaaatgatctgaaaacaaagattgttcaacatagttgttcaggggaaggatacaaaaagttgtctcagagatttaacctgtcagtttccactgtgaggaacatagtaaggaaatggaagaccacagggacagttcttgttaagcccagaagtggcaggccaagaaaaatatcggaaaggcagagaagaagaatggtgagaacagtcaaggacaatccacagaccacctccaaagagctgcagcatcatcttgctgcagatggtgtcactgtgcatcagtcagcaatacagcgcactttgcacaaggagaagctgtatgggagagtgatgagaaagaagccgtttctgcacgtacgccacaaatagagttgcctgaggtatgcaaaagcacatttggagaagccaacttcattttggaaacaaagattgagttgtttggttataaaaaaaggcgttatgcatggcgtccaaaaagaaacagcattccaagaaaaacacttgctacccactgtaaaatttggtggaggttccatcatgctttggggctgtgtggtcaatgccggcaccgggaatcttgttaaagttgagggtcgcatggattccactcagtatcagcagattcttgagaataatgttcaagaatcagtgacgaagttgaagttacgccggggatggatatttcagcaagacaatgatccaaaacactgctccaaatcaactcaggcattcatacagaggaacaattacaatgttctggaatggccatcccagtccccagacctgaatatcattgaacatctgtgggatgatttgaagcgggctgtccatgctcggcgaccatctaacttaactgaacttgaattgtttgtccaaaatacctttatccaggatccaggaactgattaaaagctacaggaagcgactagaggctgttatctttgcaaaaggaggatctactaaatattaatgtcacttttctgttgaggtgcccatacttttgcactggtcaaattttggtttaatgcatattgcacattttctgttagtacaataaacctcatttcaatcctgaaatattactgtgtccattagttattagatatatcaaactgaaatggctgttgcaaataccaaaatatttagaactaaaaatgattaaaattaataggggtgcccaaactttttcataggactgtagttttcCACAGTCTGGGTATGAGGGATCTGGCCGCCACCAGCAGAAAACTAACCAGTTTACATGTGTGTCCTGAATTTTACAGCAAAGATTTGACTGTAGGGCTGGGTCGTCATCTAGGACAACACTGGTGACCAATTGTACTATTCTGCGAACCTCATGCCAAATGGGATGTAGTAGGGGACAGTTCCACCAGAGGTGTAGCATTGTTCCCCGAGCGGTAACACACCTCCAGCAGTGATTAGAGGCTGAAGGAAACTTTGCATGAAGAGCAGAAGGAACTCTGTACCAGCGTGAGAAGATTTTGTAATTCATCTCCTGAGCTCTACATGAGATAGAGAATTTATGGAATTACTGGAAGGCGGAAAGCCACACATCTGGTGGGAAAAACAAAGACTGGCACAGAGACATTCCTAGCGTCAGAAAATAGGCTGTAAATATTTGAGATTGGGTGAAGGGGCATGGAGGGGGCAGTGCAGAGGTGTTCAAACAGTGTCAGGGCTCTATGCaaattctgtgattttttttttttttcagggagtCATAAAAGTAGAGTAGATGTAGGTATTGCCAGTGAGAGGTCAAGGTATAGTTGCCTGGGGTTACCAGATCAGTGTACGGAATTAGAGTAGACCTATCCAGCACATCATATGATATCATATCATATGATAGGAGTCCGATCGGTGGACCGGAAGAGAAAGAGGGAGTGTAGAGTCGCAGGGAAGTCTGGACTGCCCGAGCCAGGTGTCAGCAGTTCATCGTTGGTAAAGAGTCATGTGGCTGCGTGATGCAAGCGATACGCACTGATGAGCCACATAGGGGAGATTGAGGAGAGACTTATCTAACCAGTGGCATTTAGGAAGCCAAGTGAGAGATGTGAATGGGAGTGTGCAATGAGATCTCTCTGAGTATTTATCAAAGAGATTGACCAATAACTAGGGCAAAGCTGATAATCTTTACCCTCCTTGAGGAGGATTGTGATGTGTGCATACAGGAATGAATAGGGGAAGGGAGTGTCAGCCGATACGGCGTTAAAAGCTTTGCGCAGAAGGCGGTTAGCTTAGAACTGAGTCTTGTAAAAGCAAGCAGTAAAGCCATCTGGGCCTTTTACCCGCAGGGAGTTAGAAATCCCTAGTTCCAGTTCTTGTGAGGAGACTGGCATCTTCCACCGTTAGGGAGGGTAGTGCAGTGTCAGTGATATATTGAGAGAGCTGGAATCGGGTAATCTGGTCTCTGCTTGAGGGTATGTGGAGGGAGAAGGTTATAAAGAGACTCATAGTAATCTTGGAAAGCCGATGCGATGTCGGGGTGAAGTGGGATACTATCTTGCCTGGCCAACACTTCACCCCAGGTGAGATAGTATTGGTATTTTTGCTATTACATGTTTAAGATTGTTTGGTCTTCCACTGCTTGCTTTGTACCATTTAGCTCTATGTTATTTTGCACtatttactatgttactatgttgcgtGTTacttacactgctcaaaaaaattaaGGGaacagttagggtccattcacacggaggaaaatggcgctttatttggtgctgaattttccgggctgaaaaaaagcctcccattgatttcaatgggctctgctaccttttttttcccaccaatggaaaaaaaagctagcggaatccattgaaatcaatgggaagctttttttcagtgtggaaaattcagccCCAAATAAagcgtcattttcctccatgtgaatggaccctatagcAGCACGATGTAACTCCAagtaacactgattgacaatcaatttcacatgctgttgtgcaaatggaatagacaacagatggaaattattggcaattatcgagacacactcaataaaggaatggttctgcaggtggggaccacagaccacatctcagtagcaatgctttctggctgaggttttggtcacttttgaatgttgtttgcgctttcacactcgtggtagcgtGAGACGGACTCTATAACCCACACAAgaggctcaggtagtgcagctcatccaagatggcacatcaatgcgagctgtggcaagaaggtttgctgtgtctgtcagcgtagtgtccagaggctggaggcgctaccaggagacaggccagtacacaagAAGACGTGGagagggccgtaggagggcaacaacccagcagcaagaCTGCtatctccgcctttgtgcaaggaggaacaggaggagcactgccagagccctgcaaaatgatctCCAGCAGGTGACaattgtgcatgtgtctgcactaacagttagaaactgactccatgaggatggtatgagagcCCGACGCTTGGCTTTTGACACAGAACACCAGCATTGGCAACTTCActaggccttgtagggaggtcatacaggcacgtggaggccacacacactactgagccttatTTTGACATGTtctaaggacattacatcaacgttggatcagcctgtagtgtgtttttccacttaaaTTTtttgggggactccaaatccagacctccattggttaataaatttgatttccactgatgatttttgtgtgattttgttgccatcacattcaactttgtacagaacaaaggattcaatgagaatatttcattcattcagatctaggatgtgttatttgagtgttccctattTTTTTGAGCAGCGTATTATGGATTGTGCATAATTTTGAGTTATCAGCACAAAGACAGTGTACCTCCAAGTCCAATCTTATAGACAGGTCCCTAGGTACAGTAGggattagagttgagcgaacgggatcggaaaagatcggattccgatcggtgatcaagtaaatttcacaatcgcgatcagaattctgatcccgatctatttaggcgggatcgaggtcggaggttatttcccacaatgctttgctactggtcaagcattgtgggaaaagctaacaatgttagctaggtcccataggaatgaatggatgcagctggcacactgcacgccggctgcatccattcattctaatgggagactagctaacatctctagtagctaacacttacctgcacagaagcactgctGCTGGTCCGGTCCCTGCTGTTCTCGCTGCTCTTTTcgcctccccgccctgtacccgtccacactctcctaagacacaagccccgccttcttcctaggtttgTAACACTAACAGCAAGAACAGCGGGTACCAGaccagtggacaccaggggggactaagtagccagaggattttactacacagcgtggagtctaacaattaaagcattcaatttttagactccatgctatgtagtgaataggatcatttttaaaatctgatcttcgattattaaaaaaatctcattgatttGCATTGGAATCAGAATTGAGATCGGGATCagattcgaatggaaaatgatcggaaatcagattttaaaaactatcttgaaatctcaagattggctcaaccctagtagggatATCCTTGATGGTCCAGGCCAGGGGTTAATGCTTTATACATGGTATTAAGTGTTTCAACTTGAATCTCTGTGTGTTCATAATGGTCACAGTGATCATGTAAGAACAGGTGTAggctattttcttttttttttttagttttattttcatAAAATTATTGCATGGTGCGCATTACCATCATCTCAGACAAATCTTTTAAACTACTGCATGCACAGTATGTTGAACGTGATTTCTGATACCTGAGAAAGTCTGGCGCTCTCACGATCATGTGCTGGAAATCTTCCAGTGATAGCTTTCCATCGTTATCTACATCAGCCTCATctatcaccttctcacaaacCAGACATACTTCCTCTGGTGTTAACTCATTCCGGGTAAGCTTATTCAGTGTTTTTTCCAGGTCTGATTTGCATATGTAATCATCATTATTGAAATCTAAGAATAGAAAAAAGTGGAAACAAAAGGAAAGCAAGGCAGTTATATTTTCTAAAACCATTTTTGACtttatgatttaaaggggttgtctggggacttAAACTTACATTGCTGTTTCCGGCAGCTTTTTCGGGTTGGACCCAGGGGTTCCAGCCTGGCATCGACTCGAGGATCACGTGTTCACGTGAACATCCCTGACCCTGAACCCAggaccattttaacacattggtgggcccaatgcaaaggtttcataagtgggccccacCCATCGCCACCACTTAGAAATATCTGATCTGCACAAATTACAATGCCCCCTCAAtggtcctcacatagtataatgccccttgatagccctcacacagtataatacatataatataatgactcTCCGTGGCTCAGGGCTTAAAGAGGGATAGAATGTGCAGTGCACAATGCATGCAATTGTAAGTTTAGTCCGACCCACTTCCACTATAACTCCAcacatttgtttatttttgtgcccccatacacagtattccACCCCTCCAGTTGTCTTCACAGCATAATGTACCATCCATCTgccccacagcataatgtccccctccaagtgcacctACATTTTATatttcccctccagctgtccgtacagtttaatgtccccctccagctaccccaacaATATTATGTTCTTCTCTTACCAAACAAACTGACCACTACAGAACAAacaaaacactaatactcacctctcctcactcctctGCCTTCTCTGGTCTGtagtcttcagggagctgcaggagcaatgtgagtgacatcatcacattgcgacTGCCGCTCCTGAAGAAGAAACAGGATGAGTGGTGAAGCAGGGGGCAGATGGTGCCCTGTTTCACCATTGTCTTCAACTCATTGGCATCCTGAGGATCCGTAAAGAAGGAACAAAATTCGGGTATTCCCAGCACGAAGCACTCCGCAACGGTTGTTGttagtataaaacttaacttttattccgtATCATCATACAGACTAATAAAAAGTGAGCTGCCGCCGTGATGTATAGATGGAAGAGGGTCCGTGCCCTTACACGGACCCTCTTCCATCTATACATCACGGCGGCAGCTCACTTTTTATTAGTCTGTATGATGATacggaataaaagttaagttttatactaaCAACAACCGTTGCGGAGTGCTTCGTGCTGGGAATACCCGAATTTTGTTCCTTCTTTACGGATTCCAATCTTCCAGCGGGGGAGGACATCCCGTGCACCCATTTATTGCTCCAGCGTTTTCACCCACCGGGGCATGTAAGTGTGCCTTTTCTTATATTTTTCATATACTGGGTAGTTGGGCTGTTCTTGTATTTTTTTGCTAGTCTTTGCATCCTGAGGATGCTGATAAGATGAAGTTGGGACAGCATGGACCCCAGGCAAACAAATGCAGCACTGTCCCTCTGTTACAAGggggcccccactaccatagggcctggttGTGCACCATTGgttctatggttaaagcagctctGCACCTGTTTTCCCTATTTAATTGCTGAGGGCTGGCCTTCCTCAAGTCCTCTGATGCTTTCCATTGTGGCGACCCTGGCATTAAATCCTTTTTTCAACCACTCTTGGGTAAATGCAGACCACATTTTAGCCAGGAACACCAAAGATTCCTTGGTGGTATAGTAGTGAAGATGTTCAGCACACAGCGGTTACAAGAATGCTTAATCTGTGAGCAAAGAGTTTAATTACGTGGCACTACCTCTTGTAGCCCTAACTACCATTAATAATATGGAAAGTTGAAGGTGCTTTCCAAAAAGCTTAAACTAAGGTTAATACCAGACTTGCTAGAACAGGCCCAAACTCAGTGACTAAGGCTGGGGTAATCTAGCCACCATTGAGCGCCTACCACCTTCTAGAAACCTACTTATCTCCTGATTGACCAACATAAAGCTGGGAAAATACAAAGTCAGCTTTATACTGCAAGATGCAATAGTGTGAAGTTAGTTAGTTTTGTGATTAGCAGTGGCTCTTTTGGAGGTCACGGCATTGGCCATCTGGGGAAATGGACTTTAGTTGGTGAACTTGAAGGAGGAGGACTCTGAGGTCAGTGTGGGTTGACATAGTGCTCAAAGCTGCTGACATTGTGGACAACGTGATAGCACAGACTGTTGCTCAGTTGCATTGCTGCATAGGGAGGGACCAATGTGAATCTTTATTAGAAGAAGGAAGGTGGAAGTAGCGGAGAGCTTGGGATCAGCTATGTGTAGTTCTTGAAGGATCTCCTATATGGGAGCTGAGGTGGGTTTTCTATAAAACAAAACATATCCAAGTAGAAATCATAGATTTGGGGCAGAATACTTAATGTTAGCCACAGGAAAACCAGAATAATGAATGTGCTAACACAAACATATAGAGCAACAATCTGACTCATCCTCAGCTATGAGTAAACTCACCATATATTTTGAATGCATAGTAGGCTTTAAGATCACGTGGAGCCATTTCACTGAGTACAGAAAACATATCCAAAAAATCATCCAAAGTCATGTTTCCATCCCCATCCTCAGAGAACACTTCAGCTATCCTTTGGCGGAAGGGATTATCCTGAAATAGATTTGTTTAACTCATCAAATATAAATGATTATATTGATATATTGCACCACGTCTGTaatgtatatggctgtattataccATAACGTGCTATGTTTTTCATCAGACAGCAAGTGACACTGCATTGTAGGTACAAAAGCCAGATAAACTGAGATATGATGCAATATGTGAAAGTGTGTAAGTAAAAGTGTATTAAAAATTCAATACGACTACCAAACTGGAAAtccaaaaagaaagaaacattCTTATCCCTACAATCAATGGGGGTCTGAGCTTTTGAACCTCAAGGTCCAGACTTGGGAGGTAAGCCCTTGGAGGTTCAAATAACCCATCCAAGTGATTTAGCATTTGCAGAATTACTAATACTGTGTAATAGTTTATGTAAACTTAGACATGACAAACTAAAATGTGCAAGTTATCACGTCGGTTGATGCAATGAGTACTCACAGCAGGATAACTTCCATTTACTTGCCGTGGGGTAACCGCTGTGATCTACAGTAGCAGCACTATGG carries:
- the CIB3 gene encoding calcium and integrin-binding family member 3 is translated as MGNKQTIFTPEQLDTYQDCTFFTRKEILRLFHRYRDLAPQLVPDDYTNKPDVRIPYELIGSMPELKDNPFRQRIAEVFSEDGDGNMTLDDFLDMFSVLSEMAPRDLKAYYAFKIYDFNNDDYICKSDLEKTLNKLTRNELTPEEVCLVCEKVIDEADVDNDGKLSLEDFQHMIVRAPDFLSTFHIRI